The genomic region acttataagctactactaaatattgtagaaacgtaattttctgtaaagttgctttgcaatgatttgtatcgtaaaaagcgataTACAAATACACTTCAAAGAAAGGAAGTTTCTTTGAATCAAGGATGTGGTTTTTGCTCAGTTTTAGGCCACGTGCAGACCTCAGCTGACCTACTTCATAAATGTTTATCTAGAAATCTTGTCTGAGACTCATCCGATGCTCAAGAAATAGAAACCTTTCTTATATGAGCTAATTCAAACCGTGTCTACTTTTAGTCGAACGTTTCACTGGCTTTGGTGTGTCTCCTCAGACGTATTTGAGGTTTTTTAGTgcaacacaagcagtgttttcttTCCTAATTTGGTGAAATATTTAAGATGACTCATGAGCAAAGCCCTTGTAGAGATGGGTGTAAAGCATATTATGGACATACACAGTAAAAGCAGTCATGTTCTTTCACATAGAAATGTTTCATGTACACTTAGAAAACAGAAGAGAAAGACACGACAGACTGTATATTTCTGGCATGTGTTGAGCAGAGGGTCATTCACAGATGGGTCTTGTTAGTGGTGAAGGTGGTGGGCTTTCCGGACCCTCTACATTTCACAGTTAAATAACTTTCTTACACATCTGTGTGAGAGATTGTGTCTTATTTCTTCCTAAAGAGTCAGACACTGAAAGTTCAGATCGGTGGTGCCTGCACATCTGTTCCAGATACAGATACACCCTGATATTTCATTAGCTTTCCATTATTAAATCAAAACTGCTCTTCCATTAAAAGAAGTcataaaaaggaaaagaaaaaaagcaggcTTCTTCAGCACCTCGACAGATTTAAAGGAATTTTCTGGGTTTAACACAAGTTGAGCTTCGGTGGCCTGCTTTCAAACCTTTACCACAGAAATATTTCAGGCTTGTGAAAACAATCAAACAGAAGTCACACTAACAGTAGTGTATCTGAACTGCAAACACATCTAGTACACAGATCTAAGTATGCGTAAATCCAGATACATTCACTTCAGAAGCAACATGACGGAAAAACATtttaggcttaaaaaaaaaaagttttctctttgaataaagtgtttttttttcctgacatTGCATAAAGCCTATATCCACTTAATTCTAATGCATTTCtctcaaaaaaagaagaaaaaaaaataatatctaaTGTAATTTTTGCTTTATAATttgtaagaatgtttagatatttattgTAGGAAACAATGCAAAAATACTGATTAGGAAAATCATTTTATGATTGTATAATGAAAGTTGTGCGcaagattaaatattaaaatactatttcaaaaccaacaacatttacattatatttaatattaattaatgcatcaATTGACTCAAAAAGAGTCAGGTGTGGAAAAGTCATTTATTAGCTTGTCTACTCAAAGTTATATGAAGTATTTCTTTACAATAATGTATAAAGCATTTAAACAAAGTTGACATAAAGGTATGAGATtgtactttgtaaaaaaaaaataaaatgggataTGCAAATTTGAAGTTCATCTGCCTAGAAAAATGGTCCATCACTAAACGGACGGTTTACACAACTTTACATCTCTAATAACATCATATCTGTTTACAGAATAATTAATATCAGCTGAAACACATCGAGTGCAGACCACAGAAGCTTTTCAGAGAGATGAATTTGCATTGAACCCAGAACATTCCTAAAAAGATTTccatgtttttcatttttttatttgtgcaacATATCCTCATATAAATTATTAGTTTACTAACAGTTCAAATGGTTAATATTTGTTGGTGTAGTTACCTTAACATAATCTTTACATAGTGTCTCTGACAATGATTGGCTTACTGTGTTTATGTGCCTTTTAGTTACACAATGCAGTTTTCGGATGACAGTAATTTGGTtttgctaaatattattattatttatttatttatttggtcacAGATAGAACAACTTAGAAAGTAAAgaatatacatatacaatatgTGCAATTCACTTAATGTTGCATGTATAAAACATCAGAAGAATGGTGACGAATAAAATCAATGTTGTGTTATTATAAATAAAGTTTCCTCCAAGAAAATGTAATGCTACACAGGCTAGTCCTCAAAGAATATCTGAGCGTACACTGTTCCTGTCGTTGCAGTTTTGGCTTCAGGCAGCGGCTTCATCAGCTCCAGCTCAGCGTACATCAGACTCTCTTCTGTAATTTTGGGCTGTTGGTTCAAGACATCAGCAGAGTTACAGCtcccataacaaaaaaaaatattaactacAACAACTGGCAGTTCTGCAGTACAAATAATATCTTTCTGTGTATTTCATTTATGTAACTTACCAAAACCACTTTTCTGGGTTGAGGTTTTAAAAGCTTCGGCTTTCGCATTTTGTCTGCAATAGGGGCTGAGATGCAATATTGGAATATATTAGCTATTAAACTAAGATATAGACATATATAGAAATAATGAAAGGTGACACTTAGAGGTCATTTTGGGAATGTTACTCCACCTTTAGCCGGTATCTCTGGTGGCATGTCTGGCTGctccaaacttttatttttcttatacttTCTCATCTTCTTGGGAAGAGCTGGAGAGAGACTGACCACACTAGTGACCGTCTCGCCTGAACTGGACACACATGAACACAGTTTCAGTTTGTGAAGAAGGCTGTCCTTCTCATATGGAATTatacatgtttttatgttttctcaCCTGTTCTGTGGACTCTTGACCAAATGATAGTTTTCTGGCAAAAAGTAGCATATGAAAAGATGTTGATGAGCAGCTTATATGAACATTACAAGAGCATCATTAACATGCACACTGAAGGAATAGTTCATTTAATGCTGAAATATCCTCATTCTCAGGCcatacaagatgtagatgagtttgtttcttcatcaggtttgtagaaatgtagcactgcatcagtgtctcatcaatggatgctctgcagtgaatgggtgccgtcagaatgagagtctgataaaaacatcacaataatccacaagtaatccacagaacTCCATCCATAttgaaagctgcatgtttgttagaaacaaaaactgtttttaagacattttaactatagtcctctgtccataatattgtctcgtctgaatcaggagagaaatttgCACAGATCGAGCACTGATTACAAGCCAAAACTGCTCTAAACGAATATATAatatggatgtgtttcatcttttgtcttctccagatgttcactgatggactggagtgctgtggattattgtgatgtttttatcagactctcattctgacggcacccattcactgcagagcatccactgatgagacactgatgcaatgctacatttctacaaacctgatgaagaaacaaactcatttatatTTTGGATAGCCTAAGGGTGAGTTAACCTTcagtgaatttaaatttttggaatGAACTACTCCTTTAGTTATCAGACTATTTCATATCATCAGCAGTGAGAATCATACCTTTCAATCGTCTCTTCCTCGTCAGATACTGACAGCTCACAACTATAGTGAACATACACATGCACAAGAGCCCAACACAACACACCAACACAGCACATAGATAcacatctgaaacacacacacacacaaatacacttaaTGCAGCTGAAATGAATGCATACTGTATGTTTACTGCAGAGAAAATATACACATGACACAACAGTAACAACACATACAAACACCATTCTGTATAACCTTGTTGTATTGAGGTATTTACTCAGTTACCTCATGCCAATATAAGCCGGTTTGATGTCAAGAAACACAGAACAGCCAGTGACATTTAATCGCATAGATGCCAAACCTCAATTCAGATTTGGTGAATAATGGAAATTTTGTCATAAATAAGTTAATAATAGATCTGGACCAGTAcagtaaaatgaaaaacatttttcactTTTAAATGAATCTCCAGATCACTAGTAGTTACTGAAGACTTGGTAATACTtgagtaattagtaattaagatTTGTTGGGTTTAAGGGGGTTCAAGTAGCCACAAAAGTAGCGCAATGACCATATCCCAAATATCAAAACTAAAAATATGTTGTTTCCATAcccaaaatatatacattttacaccGTCACCATTCTGCAGTTTGTTCAAAATCACCACTAAATGGCTTCCTGCCAGTTTCTATCCTTCACAAAAGTTCACATCTACCACTGTTTTATCACaatgtttcaatacaagcatttcagtcaaatataatctatgcaatatttcaaacctttaacccaCAGGAAACAATCAACCCTTCTCAACATTTATTTGGCAACCCTGAATCCAACATGGTGTGTGAATTTTTAATTCAATAATTGAATGTTTGTGGGAGCAGGCAgtaatggtcagaaattcagcGGGAGCGGGTTTTAGAAACCAgtacaaacatttaaaacaaacaatacaGACATTTTTGGACATTCCTTCCATTTCTATTAGACTATTTACTGCATCTGAAACATGTTTAGTAACATTTTTTGGTCCAACACAATATGGTTGAACAGTTTTGTGGCTTACCTTCAAACAGACTCCACAGTTCCTCCTTTGGTTTGCCGGCTGGGATAACATGGACTGTGAGAGGAAGAAGAGAGAATTGCACACTCATCACTGTGGCTCCAGTCCCTCGTAATTACATGGCACATGCAGTTAAATCAAGTAAATTGCAGAGGCAGTAGTGTGTGGGATGACAGCAGTGAGGCTTTCCCTCTCTCTGGATATGGCCCTGGCTAACACCCACTGTGATGCCCTGAAATACCCATAACCACAGCAGCTGACGACAGTAAGGCTAGCTGGCCCAACAAACACAGCCACCTCGGCTACTGAGGCAGTTTAACCACCTATTTGGGTGTGCAACAGACCACTAAAGAGCAAATTTTATTTACTTGAATCAAACGAGTTGAATCTGGTGTGTTCTGTCAGCAGTGAAAGTGTAAATTAAGCAATAAAACtggaaagaaaagcattattttatatgtaataatattgtaTATAACATACTGTAAATGTATCACATCCCAGTCACATTGGAAAACCGTactttagcattttatttatagAGTAAGGCAAAAGAGAAGAGATGACATTTTGGGGAATCAGAAATTGTCTGATTATCTAACAGCTAGGCCACAGAAACAACAGGTCAGCTAGCTTATTTGAGTCATTAAGGTTAGttttcccaaaaaattaaaataatcccATGAATTACTCACCTTCAGGGCATCctagtgtatatgactttcttgacgaatccaatcggagttatattaaaaatgttctttaaaaattaactgtttaatggcactcagcaggTGGTGCAGTGCATCAGTgcaaaataagtgaaataaagcacatccattcacgataaaaagtgtctcacatggctccagggggtgaacaaacGCCTCCTGTAGCAAACTGATGCATTATTgtgagaaaaatatccatattcaaaacataataatcatgctgacctcatacgtcatcatcctggaactgcttctgtgtacaactgttgatgcaagctagattaaagtgattattaggttttaaatatagatatttgtcttacaaaaacacatcgatttGCTAAAGGAGGTGTTTGTTCACCACCCGGAGTCGCGTGATACACTTTGTATTAtaaatggatgcactttatttcacttcttttggactgatgcactgcaacacccgctgggtgccattaaacagctcggaagatcaaagacaatttttaatataactcagtttggattcgtctgaaaaaaagaaagtcatatacttaTAGGATGACTTGAGGGAGAGTAATTCATaggcaaatttaaatttttggaagAAACCAACCCTTTAAGCTCATTTTGGTATTTATAAACTGCTATGTCGCATCTGACACAGAATAAGAATTTAGAACATGCACAGCATTTCCAATTGTCTTTGCATTCTTATTAACCACACTGcaaatgtcttctgctttttctGCTTGCACATGAACTATATTTATTTCTCTATTCATGGCTCCTGCAGAAATGTGCTTATTTTTGGAACTCTTGCTCATGCTTGACCGAACTGGCGAGGGACAAAAGCTCTATTGAGTCATATGGTTCAAGAAAGGAGCCAGATACAAAATCTCCAGTGATTTACTGAAGGCTTCTGTCACTGTACAGTCATTTGTTGAAGACCTCACAGATACATGAATAGAGATGCATGTTCCAATAGAGCAGCTGCATCAACTGacttattaattatttcattgcACGACCTCAGCGCATTCAGCTATGAAAAGAAGTAGTGAATATATGAAAGTGTATTAAAAAAGTAGGGAATTTCAAGTCAGTAGCATTCTTCTCTGTCTTGGCAATATGAATGATCACACTGTGACATTTACTAAGCCTTGGTGGTTGGCGTGCCTTATATTCAATATGACAAGTTATTTGCCTTTGAGCAATGGAAACAAAAATGGCCACAACAAAACTGCATAAATAATACAACCCATTTAGGtcaaatcaattttttttcttcatagaaACAGCCTTCGGTAGACTTTATTGATTTGCATCACATCCTGACAAGACAAGAGCCATACAAAACGCGTCCCTACCGCATTGTAGAACCCACAAACACGGACAGTATTCCCTGCTCTCTCTGTTCTCTTGTGCATTTGAATCTGCACCACATCCTCCCTCACATGGCAGAGACACTCAATGGTTCTCCTTACAAACACTGTCAGTGGAAAATGTGATGATGCTTTAGAAAACAAAGTTTTGAGATTAGTGGTATGGCTTGGTTTTGGGACTACTTTACTTGGATATCTCATTGGTTGGTTGGAACACAAATTCTCATTTAACTGAGTTATTAgttatgtttatgtatgtttaaGCATAAGCAACATAAGCAACTGGAGTATATAATCATTCCCTACTAAGTAGTTTTTGTGTAATTGTAAGGAATAGCTTAGCCAAAGATCTAGGGTTTCTATGCATATAGTAGTTACTGGATATGCAATTTTTGTTTTGCATGTCATTTCATCATTATACTCAATATCTGTTCATCCTCTTTTTCAAGAAATCCTCATTTTAAAGTTAACGTAATCAGAGTTGATCATATTTACTTTATTGATGCAAGTCTTGGTATTTATCATTTTTTGCAAAGAATTATGCCAAATAAAAAAtggtttgtaatattttattaaaatcgaACGACTGAAATGAAACAACCTTTCAGCAGAAGTCATGAATCTTTCTAACTTTTCAACCCATCTGCTTGGCTTTATTCTTGTTTGTAATTCTCAGATTTCTAATCAGATCAGTTCTTGATGAATAACATATCTTTCAATCACCAAATTACAGCAATAATAGAGTTTCACACTGACTTGTTGAAATGTTGCCTGAATTGCCAAAATTGAAGACCGCATGAAATGGCTTGGCAATCACCATGGTCTTCCATGTGTCGATTTATCATTGAAACTACGGCTTCTTGCATAATCTATCACACTCTAAAAGTGAAATGCCaagtgagtggtgctaaaagcATGTTCAGATTTACCTGAAACAGAATTTGCCAACATTATGTGTGAAACATCCAGTGACTGGTGCTTAAAGGTTAATGCtccattacatttgaaaataatgtagCAGCTACTCTAAACTCAGTTTAAACCTAACCAATAGTGCTAACAAAAGCAAGCATGAGATAACAAATTTGCTTAGGCAATCATGTAGAAGCAAGATAAAATGACAAGTCTTTGATCATTTGACTCTTTTATCGTGATTCGTTAAAACCAGTCAGTATCGttcgaaaaccagtcagtatctggtgtgacgaccatttgcctcacgcagtgcaacacatctccttcacatagagttgttcaggttgttgattgtggcctgtgggatgttggtccactccttttcaatggctgtgtgaagttgctggatattggcaggaagtGGAACATACTGTCGTATATACGCctatccagagcatcccaaatatgctcaaggggtgagtatgctggccatgcaagaagtgggatgttttcagcttccaggaattgtgtacagatccttgcaacatggggccgtgcattatcatgctacaacatgaggtgatgatcgtggatgaatggcacaacaatgggcctcaggatctcgtcacggtatctcggtgcattcaaaatgccatcagtaAAATGCACTTGTGTTCGTTGACTATAACACaagcctgcccataccataaccccaccaccaccatgggccactcgatgcacaacactgacatcagcaaaccgctcacccacacaacACCATACACAATGTCTgtcatctgccctgtacagtgaaaactgggattcattcatgaagagaacacctctccaaagtgccagacgcacTTTAGTTATACAAACCAATTGTTGCAGCGGCTGTCGGGGTGGCTGGTCttagacgatcttggaggtgaagatgctggatgtggaggtcctgggctgatgtggttacacgtggtctgctgTTGTGAGgacggttggatgtactgccaaattctctgaaacaccgttggagacggcttatggtagagaaatgttAATTCCACGCTCCCACAAAACTTgggacatctgtggcattgtgctgtgtgataaaagtgcacattttagagtagccgtttattgtggccagcctaaggcacacctgtgcaataatcatgctgtctaatcagcatcttgatataccACACCTGTGAGggggatggattatctcagcaaaggagaagtgctcactaacacagatttagacagatttgtgaacattatttgagaaaaataggccttttgtgtacgtaaaaaagtcttagatctttaagttcagctcatgaaaaggGTTGCACTTAGAATTTTGTTTACTGTACATTAGTAAAGCCATACATGGTTATGTTATGCTAAAATCAAAATGTGCTTGTTCACAAATCATGCTAATAGCATTTTAATTATAGCATAGTATTGCCCAAGAAACCAAACAAGTTTTTAATAATCTGCACCATAATTATAGTTTGTgagaaaagtaaataaaagtttttgatgTTTTACTatcactagtgttcatttcaaatGGAAATGGCAGTGGATTGTATGTATAGGTAGCCTTTTCCAATGAGCAcaatattacatatacatattatgTTGGATTTGCTACTTGCTATTGCTTGTTTTTGGTTGATTTGGCGAACATTTGTTTACAGGAGGAGTCGGCCCCCTTTAGTGTTACCTAAAGGGAGAAACTGCA from Carassius carassius chromosome 40, fCarCar2.1, whole genome shotgun sequence harbors:
- the LOC132122569 gene encoding V-set and transmembrane domain-containing protein 4-like — its product is MEPMKISAVLTALLTNLLCGNVCSAIKVTVTPSPFTVVAEGENITLTCQVTGRRRSASLPVVRWMFQPQSGGEETLVVRVNMQRAKFYGNYTKSFSKPKMKLTVVKQGKIFNLLIMNISEKDRGLYSCRVQEFKKHQERWKASTNSSASTQLQVHVIPAGKPKEELWSLFEDVYLCAVLVCCVGLLCMCMFTIVVSCQYLTRKRRLKENYHLVKSPQNSSGETVTSVVSLSPALPKKMRKYKKNKSLEQPDMPPEIPAKAPIADKMRKPKLLKPQPRKVVLPKITEESLMYAELELMKPLPEAKTATTGTVYAQIFFED